Proteins from a genomic interval of Chroococcidiopsis thermalis PCC 7203:
- a CDS encoding FRG domain-containing protein, with the protein MQEITIHTVSEYVERLSDINRGRRAVYRGQRRDRSLLPKIARLTTYLPILQAEREMLEVFKLRSLPLLEQHPDNDWDWLTIMQHHGLATRLLDWSLNPLAALWFCVCKPPAENESGVVWLFYPDANDYAVPSKQADPTSISRVYLLRGKLVASRIQAQFGWFTVHYFNLEQEKFVALENDSSYASRLVKIIIPSNAFAHIRFQLDRLEVNSATLFPDLDGLCANIEWAFSGLADEELQDIPKKSFPTPNN; encoded by the coding sequence ATGCAAGAAATCACCATCCATACTGTCTCCGAATATGTAGAGCGTCTTTCGGATATTAACCGTGGAAGACGCGCTGTTTACCGTGGTCAGCGACGCGATCGGAGCCTATTACCTAAAATTGCTCGCCTCACAACTTACTTACCTATTCTTCAAGCAGAACGGGAAATGCTCGAAGTTTTTAAGCTCAGAAGTCTTCCTCTGCTTGAGCAGCACCCCGATAATGATTGGGACTGGCTGACAATCATGCAGCACCACGGGCTAGCAACGAGATTGCTAGATTGGAGTCTTAACCCCCTAGCGGCTCTTTGGTTTTGCGTCTGTAAACCACCTGCTGAGAACGAGTCCGGCGTAGTGTGGCTATTTTATCCTGATGCTAATGATTATGCTGTACCCTCAAAGCAAGCAGATCCAACCAGCATCAGTAGAGTTTATTTGTTAAGAGGCAAATTGGTTGCGTCTCGCATTCAGGCACAGTTTGGTTGGTTTACCGTTCATTATTTCAATTTAGAACAAGAGAAGTTTGTTGCTTTAGAAAATGATTCATCCTATGCGTCTCGTCTAGTAAAAATAATCATTCCCTCTAATGCGTTTGCCCACATTCGCTTTCAATTGGATCGTTTGGAGGTTAATTCAGCAACGCTATTTCCCGATCTTGATGGACTGTGCGCCAATATTGAATGGGCTTTTTCGGGCTTGGCAGACGAAGAACTTCAAGACATTCCGAAAAAGAGCTTTCCTACCCCAAATAATTAG
- a CDS encoding tetratricopeptide repeat protein, with protein MQSNVSSQSQEIVKTEYKAGLATFERGQYRQAVQHLEKASALANRNSRQGGEVQLWLVNAYEAAGQRQEAIALCEQLKRHPHYEINKQGRRLLYILQAPQLQRPAEWMTQIPDLGAISDNESQIKLSIKSDNRKRSPQSEPPREIEDLSKINTKDNRFIVVALFAIALTLGALIWWGL; from the coding sequence ATGCAATCAAACGTGAGTTCCCAATCCCAAGAAATTGTCAAGACTGAGTACAAAGCAGGGTTAGCAACTTTTGAGCGAGGACAATACCGCCAAGCCGTACAACACTTAGAAAAGGCTAGCGCCTTAGCTAACCGTAACAGTCGCCAGGGTGGTGAAGTGCAGCTATGGCTAGTCAACGCTTACGAAGCTGCTGGACAAAGACAAGAAGCGATCGCGCTATGCGAACAGCTCAAACGTCATCCTCACTATGAAATTAACAAGCAAGGACGGCGGTTGCTGTATATTCTGCAAGCACCGCAATTGCAACGCCCCGCCGAATGGATGACTCAAATCCCCGATCTGGGGGCAATATCAGATAATGAGTCGCAAATAAAACTGAGCATCAAGAGCGATAATCGCAAGCGATCGCCACAGTCAGAACCACCCCGCGAAATCGAAGACCTGAGCAAAATCAACACGAAAGACAATCGCTTTATCGTCGTTGCTCTATTCGCGATCGCTCTAACCCTTGGTGCATTGATTTGGTGGGGACTATAG
- a CDS encoding DUF3153 domain-containing protein, giving the protein MKLSILMASARKIIGQLRLLGIVLLSSLILSGCVQYQVGVNFDSPNYGEIVQHIQLDERLMSLSGDSVKTWLDSIERRVKQLHGKAKRRSDREVTVTIPFKNGADLAEKFNAFFHYIDKENPNNLTETDLPPIDSQLSLKQNNFLLLVRNRLSFDLDLRSLSLISTNTNLAINPSSILDFEFSLNAPWGGRSIEKAENAIPANKQGNRLIWRLQPGQINHIETIFWLPSPLGIGTIFIILFIALGVYLRDRTVPTSGGSREQGAV; this is encoded by the coding sequence GTGAAACTATCTATCTTGATGGCATCAGCTAGGAAAATTATCGGACAGCTGCGCTTATTAGGAATTGTGTTGTTGTCTTCCTTGATTCTTTCCGGCTGCGTCCAGTATCAAGTCGGGGTAAATTTTGACAGTCCCAACTATGGCGAAATCGTGCAGCACATCCAGCTAGACGAACGGCTGATGAGTTTGAGTGGTGATTCGGTAAAGACTTGGCTAGACAGCATCGAACGTCGCGTCAAGCAACTGCACGGAAAAGCCAAGCGGCGATCGGATCGAGAAGTCACGGTCACAATTCCGTTTAAAAATGGGGCGGACTTAGCAGAAAAATTTAATGCATTTTTCCACTACATTGACAAGGAAAATCCAAATAATTTAACAGAAACGGACTTGCCACCAATAGACTCTCAATTGAGTTTGAAGCAAAATAATTTTTTATTGTTAGTGAGAAATCGGTTGAGTTTCGACTTAGACTTGCGATCGCTCTCCCTAATTTCTACAAACACAAATCTCGCCATTAACCCCAGTTCGATCTTAGATTTTGAATTCAGCCTCAACGCCCCTTGGGGAGGACGCAGCATCGAGAAGGCAGAAAACGCCATTCCCGCTAACAAACAGGGTAATCGGTTGATATGGCGGCTGCAACCAGGACAGATTAATCATATAGAAACTATTTTCTGGCTCCCCAGTCCCCTGGGAATTGGCACAATTTTCATTATTTTATTCATTGCGTTAGGGGTTTATTTACGCGATCGCACTGTGCCAACTTCAGGAGGGAGTAGGGAGCAGGGAGCAGTATAG